From Xylocopilactobacillus apis, a single genomic window includes:
- the dltD gene encoding D-alanyl-lipoteichoic acid biosynthesis protein DltD: MFKKLFKIFGPIICAAILVFLLLISPLNFGFGHINKNVQKDAATSLEAKVVKGKEVKEQALNDNYVAFFGSSEWSRFDPMHPSVLAQKYDRSYRPFLLGAKGTQSLVQFLTMQTVTKQLKNKKAVFSISPQWFVPEGAKLDAFNYYFSPLQATEWILNEHNSTMDRYIAKRFYEMLNSSKDPILRQSFKDVSEGKDLSNFEKSYLKLRHRILLKEDRFFSTLFISKKNQLKIRKCEKQLPNNYDYNKLYDLAGQLGRKQTSNNKFGISDKFYRKQIKKRVKQLKGFQKDETFTKSPEYSDFEAALEMFARNNTDVIFVLPPVNAKWQKYTGLSQKEIQNAVTKLKFQLNSQGFHHIVDLSNDGDIPYFMTDTIHLGWRGWLYFDSAVRPFLENEQKKPNYHINEQFYSSSWQNAMVSQIKNFK; this comes from the coding sequence ATGTTTAAGAAACTCTTCAAGATTTTTGGCCCGATCATTTGTGCCGCGATCCTCGTCTTTCTTTTGTTAATTTCACCCCTAAATTTTGGTTTTGGACATATCAATAAGAATGTTCAAAAAGATGCTGCAACTTCTTTAGAAGCCAAAGTTGTTAAAGGAAAGGAAGTTAAAGAGCAGGCGCTTAACGACAATTATGTAGCTTTTTTTGGCTCGTCTGAGTGGTCACGATTTGATCCCATGCACCCTTCAGTTTTGGCTCAAAAATATGATCGTAGTTATCGGCCTTTCTTGTTGGGAGCTAAAGGAACCCAATCGTTAGTTCAATTTCTAACGATGCAGACTGTTACTAAACAATTAAAAAATAAAAAAGCCGTCTTTTCAATCTCTCCCCAATGGTTTGTCCCTGAAGGGGCTAAATTAGACGCTTTTAACTACTATTTTTCACCACTGCAAGCGACAGAATGGATTCTTAACGAACATAATTCAACAATGGATCGTTACATTGCAAAAAGATTCTATGAAATGCTTAATTCTTCAAAAGATCCAATTTTAAGGCAATCTTTTAAAGATGTTAGTGAAGGAAAAGATTTATCTAATTTTGAAAAGTCTTATCTAAAACTACGTCATCGTATTCTTTTAAAAGAAGATCGCTTCTTTTCAACACTATTTATTTCTAAGAAGAATCAATTAAAAATTAGAAAGTGTGAAAAACAGCTTCCGAATAATTATGATTACAATAAATTATATGATTTAGCTGGTCAATTGGGACGAAAACAGACTTCAAATAATAAGTTTGGTATTAGCGACAAATTTTATCGTAAACAAATTAAAAAGAGAGTTAAACAGCTAAAAGGATTTCAAAAAGACGAAACTTTTACAAAATCACCTGAGTACTCAGATTTTGAGGCTGCTTTGGAAATGTTTGCCCGTAACAATACAGATGTAATATTTGTTTTACCGCCAGTTAATGCAAAATGGCAAAAATATACAGGACTATCACAAAAAGAAATTCAAAATGCAGTTACCAAATTGAAATTTCAGTTAAATTCTCAAGGATTTCATCATATTGTAGATCTCTCAAATGATGGTGATATTCCGTACTTTATGACTGATACAATTCATTTGGGATGGCGAGGCTGGTTATATTTTGACAGTGCTGTTAGACCATTTCTTGAAAACGAACAAAAGAAACCAAATTACCATATTAATGAACAGTTTTATAGCTCATCTTGGCAAAACGCAATGGTTTCTCAAATTAAAAATTTTAAATAG
- the dltC gene encoding D-alanine--poly(phosphoribitol) ligase subunit DltC: MEIKNEVLEVLKDITGNDLSDQMDVNLFDTALMDSMATVEMLLQLQEKLGIDVQISEFDRAEWDTPEKIVNKVSGMLQ; the protein is encoded by the coding sequence ATGGAAATTAAAAATGAAGTTCTTGAAGTATTAAAAGATATCACGGGAAATGATTTATCAGATCAAATGGATGTCAATTTATTCGATACAGCTCTAATGGATTCAATGGCAACAGTTGAAATGTTACTTCAACTGCAGGAAAAATTAGGAATTGATGTTCAAATTTCTGAATTTGACCGTGCTGAATGGGATACTCCAGAAAAAATTGTTAACAAAGTTAGTGGTATGCTTCAATAA
- a CDS encoding HAD-IA family hydrolase: MLNSQKFLNYIWDFDGTLFDTYPIYNSSLQAAIKKNTFKSIPLDDIERVIRGKSIGFGLKYFADEFKIDPLKLNDDYRSEYLKHEMEAKPFMEASQALKAIVSKSGNNFLITHNDETALTLLQAFDIKEYFSDFVLNNSGFKRKPDPESLNYLINKYQLPLNETVYVGDRELDIEAAHNANISGLFFAPNDLITVNDADFKINNLAEIENYLK; this comes from the coding sequence TTGTTAAACAGCCAAAAATTTTTAAATTATATTTGGGATTTTGATGGAACCTTATTTGATACATATCCGATCTATAATTCTTCTTTACAAGCTGCAATAAAAAAGAATACCTTTAAAAGTATTCCTTTAGATGATATTGAACGAGTTATTCGAGGCAAGTCAATTGGATTTGGCTTAAAATATTTTGCAGATGAATTTAAGATTGATCCGTTAAAGTTAAATGATGATTATCGATCTGAATATTTAAAACATGAGATGGAAGCAAAACCTTTTATGGAAGCTTCTCAAGCATTAAAAGCAATCGTTTCTAAGAGCGGGAATAATTTTTTGATAACCCATAATGATGAGACTGCTTTAACTTTACTTCAAGCTTTTGATATTAAGGAATACTTTTCGGACTTCGTTTTAAATAACAGTGGTTTTAAAAGAAAACCGGATCCTGAGTCTCTTAACTATCTGATTAACAAGTATCAATTACCGCTTAACGAAACGGTTTATGTTGGAGATCGAGAATTGGACATTGAAGCTGCTCATAATGCAAATATTTCTGGACTTTTCTTTGCGCCAAATGATTTGATTACTGTTAATGATGCTGATTTTAAAATTAATAATTTGGCAGAAATTGAAAATTATTTAAAATAA
- the dltB gene encoding D-alanyl-lipoteichoic acid biosynthesis protein DltB — translation MIYFQPYENPMYFGVLFIALIPIIVLILNGRRSKIYESIISIFFLFLTFGGPSWNQGVALIIYTIYETVLTFAYSAYRKKANKSWIFYLAVFLAVLPLTLVKISTATHDQVQTLIGFLGISYLTFRVVQTIMETRDGVIKNLNLITFLQFLLFFPTISSGPIDRYRRFEKDYNRVPKQDEYLEMLKKGIHYIFIGFLYKFILAYITGTLMLPELKTMAMAQRGNFLGLSWPLLGVMYVYSADLFFDFAGYSLFAVGTSHILGINTPMNFNRPWQSLNIKDFWNRWHMSLSFWFRDYIYMRLLFMFMKKKTFKSRITAANVTYVLNMLIMGFWHGLTWYYITYGLFHGLAIVINDAWLRFKKKHQEQIPHNQFTKYFAIFLTANIVCFSFLIFSGFLNQLWFSPVTTPKPHVKLK, via the coding sequence ATGATTTATTTTCAACCATATGAAAATCCAATGTATTTTGGAGTTTTGTTTATTGCATTAATTCCGATTATTGTTTTAATTTTAAATGGTCGTCGAAGTAAAATTTATGAATCAATTATCTCAATTTTTTTCTTATTTTTAACTTTCGGCGGTCCATCTTGGAATCAAGGCGTTGCGTTAATTATTTACACCATTTATGAAACAGTTTTAACTTTTGCCTATTCAGCTTATCGGAAAAAAGCCAACAAATCTTGGATTTTCTACCTTGCAGTTTTTCTAGCGGTTTTACCGCTGACTCTTGTAAAAATTTCTACTGCAACCCATGATCAGGTTCAAACTTTAATTGGATTTTTAGGAATTAGTTATTTAACCTTTCGGGTTGTTCAAACCATCATGGAAACACGTGATGGAGTTATAAAAAACTTAAATTTAATAACATTTCTACAGTTTCTGTTATTCTTTCCAACGATTTCTTCTGGTCCGATTGATCGTTATCGCAGATTCGAAAAGGATTACAATCGAGTTCCAAAACAAGATGAATATTTGGAAATGCTAAAAAAAGGGATCCATTATATTTTCATCGGATTCCTCTATAAGTTTATTTTGGCCTATATAACAGGAACCTTAATGCTGCCTGAATTAAAAACAATGGCGATGGCTCAGCGTGGTAATTTTCTTGGTTTATCATGGCCGCTTTTAGGTGTAATGTATGTTTATTCCGCTGATTTATTTTTTGATTTTGCGGGATACAGTCTATTTGCCGTTGGTACATCTCATATCCTCGGAATCAACACCCCAATGAACTTTAATCGTCCTTGGCAGTCTTTAAACATCAAAGATTTTTGGAATCGTTGGCACATGAGCTTATCATTTTGGTTTCGAGATTACATTTACATGAGACTTCTTTTTATGTTTATGAAAAAGAAGACCTTTAAATCAAGAATTACCGCAGCCAACGTGACCTATGTTTTAAATATGTTAATTATGGGATTTTGGCATGGACTGACCTGGTATTATATTACATATGGTTTATTCCATGGATTGGCGATCGTTATTAACGATGCTTGGCTAAGATTTAAAAAGAAACATCAAGAACAGATCCCCCATAATCAATTTACTAAATATTTTGCTATTTTCTTAACAGCAAATATTGTATGTTTCAGTTTTTTAATCTTTTCAGGATTTTTGAACCAATTATGGTTTTCCCCGGTGACAACACCTAAACCACATGTTAAATTAAAATAA
- the dtd gene encoding D-aminoacyl-tRNA deacylase — protein MKVVLTTVKEAAVTVDEKLINQIGRGFLLLIGAEEGDTENDVLKLVEKISKLRVFPDQDDKINLSLKDIKGEVLAVSQFTLAADIKKGNRPSFVSAMSYDNALILYNFFLKKLNDLGIKTLPGEYGAHMEVSSINDGPFTLILQSHNGVLK, from the coding sequence ATGAAAGTAGTTCTTACAACAGTAAAAGAAGCAGCAGTCACGGTTGACGAAAAATTAATTAATCAAATTGGCCGTGGCTTTTTGCTTTTAATCGGGGCAGAAGAGGGAGATACAGAAAACGACGTGCTTAAATTAGTCGAAAAGATCAGCAAATTACGTGTTTTTCCAGATCAAGACGATAAGATTAATTTAAGCTTAAAAGATATTAAAGGTGAAGTTTTAGCCGTTTCTCAGTTCACTTTGGCGGCTGACATCAAAAAAGGAAACCGGCCGAGTTTTGTTTCAGCAATGTCTTATGATAATGCGTTAATTCTGTATAATTTCTTTTTAAAAAAATTAAATGATTTAGGAATTAAAACTTTACCGGGTGAATATGGAGCCCATATGGAAGTCAGTTCAATTAATGATGGACCGTTCACCCTTATTTTACAAAGCCATAACGGAGTTCTGAAGTAG
- a CDS encoding N-acetylmuramoyl-L-alanine amidase, which produces MKVFLKKNYINLILLIAIVIGFMTTYALAVSNVVSIKAKVVNVRTGPMLSYNVMGQLKKGDQIQVIKKQNGWYMVRLGGDKVGWVASWLTDSTEIDSATNTVGIINTDQTNVREYANTNSKILKRINKGEKVNVVYSNGEWSQIIINGKVGWINNKLFNLADNEVIENQKTLRYVYVLEPMTRLRSDADPNSAIIANLKQQTKLSVLGSKGDYYEVRNPDNVTGFVARKMVTTEIPDPIKIIRPDSITKSTIVLDAGHGGSDPGAQANDNENFEKSYTLLFTETLKQKLEGAGAHVVMARSNDRYISLEDRVELTNKTKPNAFISIHFDSSNQSNQASGVTTYYYSKKTDLKLARSISHQLNDLELSNRGVAFGDFEVLRDSFYPSILLELGYINSDQDFAQISSRQYRDQVTDKIIDGLKNYFK; this is translated from the coding sequence ATGAAAGTTTTTCTTAAAAAAAATTATATTAATCTAATTTTGTTAATCGCAATCGTGATTGGTTTTATGACAACTTACGCTTTAGCTGTTTCTAATGTTGTCAGCATTAAGGCAAAAGTTGTTAATGTTCGAACTGGTCCAATGCTTTCTTATAATGTGATGGGTCAGCTGAAAAAAGGTGACCAAATTCAAGTTATAAAGAAACAAAACGGTTGGTATATGGTCAGACTTGGCGGGGATAAGGTCGGTTGGGTTGCCAGCTGGCTGACTGATTCCACCGAAATTGATTCAGCAACCAATACAGTAGGAATTATAAATACCGATCAAACTAACGTTAGAGAATATGCAAATACTAATAGTAAAATTTTAAAACGTATTAACAAAGGTGAAAAAGTAAATGTTGTCTATTCCAATGGCGAATGGAGCCAAATTATTATTAACGGAAAAGTTGGTTGGATTAATAATAAGCTTTTTAACTTAGCTGATAATGAAGTTATCGAAAATCAAAAAACATTACGTTATGTTTACGTGCTTGAACCCATGACTCGCCTACGAAGTGATGCTGATCCTAATTCTGCAATAATTGCTAATTTGAAACAGCAGACTAAGCTATCAGTTTTAGGTTCCAAGGGTGATTACTATGAAGTTAGAAATCCAGATAATGTAACGGGGTTTGTAGCTAGAAAAATGGTAACAACTGAAATTCCAGACCCTATTAAAATTATTAGACCTGATTCGATAACTAAATCAACAATAGTTTTAGACGCCGGACACGGTGGAAGCGATCCCGGTGCCCAAGCCAATGATAACGAGAATTTTGAAAAATCATATACCCTTTTGTTCACCGAAACTTTAAAACAAAAGCTTGAAGGTGCCGGAGCTCATGTCGTAATGGCTCGAAGTAATGATCGTTACATCTCATTAGAAGACCGAGTTGAATTAACCAATAAAACTAAACCAAATGCTTTTATTAGTATCCACTTTGATTCTTCTAATCAATCAAATCAAGCTAGTGGTGTAACTACTTACTATTATTCAAAAAAAACCGATCTTAAATTAGCAAGATCGATTTCTCATCAACTTAACGATTTAGAACTGTCAAATCGCGGAGTCGCTTTTGGCGATTTTGAAGTATTAAGAGACAGCTTTTATCCTAGTATTCTACTAGAATTAGGTTATATAAACAGTGATCAGGATTTTGCTCAAATTAGTTCGCGTCAATATCGTGATCAGGTTACTGATAAAATTATTGATGGCTTAAAAAATTATTTTAAATAA
- a CDS encoding teichoic acid D-Ala incorporation-associated protein DltX, giving the protein MKKKWLAFKNNEITRFIFTTLFYAAIFLVLVYLYSYSGVGGGGFIYNGF; this is encoded by the coding sequence ATGAAGAAAAAATGGCTAGCCTTTAAAAATAATGAAATTACTCGATTTATTTTTACAACTTTATTTTATGCAGCAATTTTTTTGGTTTTAGTCTATCTTTATAGTTATAGCGGCGTCGGTGGCGGCGGATTTATATATAATGGATTTTAA
- the dltA gene encoding D-alanine--poly(phosphoribitol) ligase subunit DltA, with protein MIENFIQTVDQFGINEPDRIVYENDGVKNTYGELREYSNNLANYIDQLKLDPDRPILVYGNQKFETIATFFGVVKSGHAYISVDSHSPQTRLMLISEIAQPAALITVEETDFSVPEIPTVNEEKLKQIFSNQIDYRVDHAVNGDETYYIIFTSGTTGKPKGVQISHNNLLSYVNWMLSDQFKLPEHPRNLSQPPYSFDLSVMNWGPTLAKGGTLVAIDKEVTDNFKQLFQVLPQTNIQVWVSTPTFMDICLLNPAFNAQSMPNITHFLFCGEELTHKTAQTLRTRFPSAHIFNTYGPTEATVAVSAVEITDEILSEYDRLPIGTPKEDTSFTIVDPETDEKLPDNEKGELIIGGPSVSKGYINNPEKTKAAFIDPIPRKYRTGDLCARDSNGQYLFFGRTDFQVKLHGYRIELEEVSFHLQHQPSVKQGVVVPIYDRNQKVSQLIAWVVPNESVEGKELQETEKIKAGLQKEMISYMVPQRIIYKEALPQTSNGKIDIKTIIKEVNS; from the coding sequence ATGATAGAAAATTTTATCCAAACGGTCGATCAATTTGGAATTAATGAACCAGATCGAATTGTTTACGAAAATGATGGCGTTAAAAATACATACGGTGAATTAAGAGAATATTCAAATAATCTTGCAAATTATATTGACCAGCTAAAATTAGACCCCGATCGGCCAATTTTAGTTTATGGGAATCAAAAATTTGAAACGATTGCAACGTTCTTTGGGGTTGTCAAATCTGGTCATGCATATATTTCAGTTGATTCACATTCACCTCAAACAAGACTCATGTTGATTAGTGAAATTGCTCAGCCGGCAGCATTAATTACTGTTGAAGAAACTGATTTTTCTGTACCTGAGATTCCCACTGTTAATGAAGAAAAGCTTAAACAAATTTTTTCCAACCAAATTGACTATCGTGTTGATCATGCAGTTAACGGCGACGAAACTTACTATATAATTTTTACTTCTGGTACAACTGGAAAACCCAAGGGCGTTCAAATTTCTCATAACAATCTTTTGAGCTACGTAAATTGGATGTTATCAGATCAATTTAAATTGCCTGAGCATCCCAGAAATCTATCTCAACCACCTTATTCTTTTGATCTTTCGGTCATGAACTGGGGACCTACTTTAGCTAAAGGTGGAACTTTAGTTGCCATCGATAAAGAAGTCACTGATAACTTCAAACAGCTGTTTCAAGTTTTACCCCAGACTAACATACAAGTTTGGGTCTCAACACCGACATTTATGGATATTTGTCTTTTAAATCCGGCTTTTAATGCTCAGTCAATGCCAAATATTACTCACTTCCTTTTCTGTGGTGAAGAACTAACGCATAAAACTGCCCAAACTCTTCGTACTCGTTTTCCTAGTGCTCATATTTTTAATACTTACGGTCCGACAGAGGCTACCGTTGCAGTTTCGGCTGTCGAAATTACTGATGAGATTTTATCTGAATATGACCGACTACCGATTGGAACTCCCAAAGAAGATACCTCATTTACAATCGTTGACCCCGAAACTGATGAAAAATTACCTGATAATGAAAAGGGCGAACTAATCATCGGCGGACCGAGCGTTTCTAAAGGGTATATTAATAATCCTGAAAAAACGAAAGCTGCTTTTATCGACCCAATTCCTCGTAAATATCGAACTGGTGATCTTTGTGCTCGTGATTCTAATGGGCAGTATCTTTTCTTTGGCCGTACCGATTTTCAAGTTAAGCTGCATGGGTATCGCATTGAGTTAGAAGAAGTAAGCTTTCACTTACAGCATCAGCCTTCTGTAAAGCAAGGTGTTGTGGTCCCAATCTATGATCGTAATCAAAAAGTTTCTCAATTAATTGCTTGGGTAGTACCAAACGAATCGGTTGAAGGAAAAGAGCTGCAGGAAACAGAAAAGATTAAAGCTGGATTACAAAAAGAAATGATTTCTTATATGGTACCGCAAAGAATTATATACAAAGAAGCTCTTCCCCAAACTTCTAATGGCAAAATTGATATTAAAACGATAATTAAAGAGGTTAACTCTTAA
- a CDS encoding RelA/SpoT family protein, with product MVKTKNFTIDDVIEMCRSYMNEEHVAIVKKAYDFAEYVHRDQRRKSGEEYIIHPIQVAGILAELKMDPDTVSSGFLHDVVEDTGVTVGDVEVLFGSDIAYIVDGLTKLSKVKYVAHKDELAENHRKMLLAMAKDLRIIMVKLADRLHNMRTLDYLAPDRQQAISNETLEIFAPLADRLGISAIKWELEDLSFLYLKPKEYHKIANLMDTKRGEREGYINEAIEAVNKSLADLHLDYEIYGRPKHIYSIYKKMVTKNKQFDELYDLLALRVITQNVQDCYAVLGAVHTEWRPIPGRFKDYIASPKKNLYQSLHTTVIGPGGKPLEIQIRTEQMHQIAEFGVAAHWAYKEGETDQVKIDATGKKLDLFREILEIQSESEDVDANDFMATVKGDLFSDRVYVFTPMGDVYDLPKGSVPLDFAYLVHTEVGNHAIGAKRNGKIITLDTPLENGDILEIMTATQAKPSHDWLDFVKTNRARNKIRRYFKNQEKEEDVEHGRQLLEEYLIDKKFDPKEFMSKEALAKVGDKFKGFGPGEILAAIGYGELSPQSVGNRLTEDYRKKLAKEKQDQDLAEMLSSNNIPEKKSSIDDNTGIYIEGIDNLLVHLAHCCMPVPGDPIVGYVTQGRGVTVHRADCPNVKNNNAQQRLIEVFWGNPDNRNVLYSTDIEIYAYNREGVLKDIVQELSILAKGLGNISAKISSDDKTATIETTVKIYNHDSLRRIMESLKKVPDVYDVKRANK from the coding sequence ATGGTAAAAACGAAAAATTTTACAATTGATGATGTAATTGAAATGTGCCGCAGTTACATGAATGAAGAACATGTTGCAATTGTCAAAAAGGCATATGATTTTGCAGAATATGTTCATCGGGATCAGCGGCGTAAATCAGGAGAAGAATACATTATTCATCCAATCCAAGTAGCGGGTATTTTGGCTGAATTAAAAATGGATCCCGACACTGTAAGTTCGGGTTTTCTTCACGATGTAGTCGAAGATACGGGCGTAACAGTCGGTGATGTTGAAGTCCTTTTTGGCAGTGATATTGCTTATATTGTTGATGGGTTAACTAAATTATCGAAAGTAAAATATGTTGCTCATAAAGATGAATTAGCAGAAAATCACCGCAAAATGCTTTTAGCAATGGCGAAAGATTTGCGTATTATTATGGTTAAATTAGCCGACCGATTACATAACATGCGGACCCTAGATTACTTAGCCCCTGATCGCCAGCAGGCAATTTCAAACGAAACTTTAGAAATATTCGCTCCTTTAGCCGATCGTTTGGGAATTAGTGCGATTAAATGGGAGCTAGAAGATTTATCTTTTCTTTACCTTAAACCGAAGGAATATCATAAAATTGCTAACTTAATGGATACCAAAAGAGGAGAACGAGAAGGCTACATTAATGAAGCAATTGAAGCAGTAAATAAAAGTCTCGCAGATTTGCATCTTGACTATGAAATTTACGGCCGTCCAAAACATATCTATTCGATTTATAAAAAGATGGTTACAAAGAATAAACAATTTGATGAGTTGTATGATCTTTTGGCACTTAGGGTTATTACCCAAAATGTTCAAGATTGTTATGCTGTTCTTGGAGCCGTCCATACCGAGTGGCGTCCCATTCCCGGTCGTTTTAAAGATTATATTGCAAGTCCGAAGAAAAACTTATATCAATCGCTTCATACGACAGTAATCGGACCTGGCGGCAAACCATTAGAAATTCAGATTAGGACTGAACAAATGCATCAAATTGCTGAATTTGGGGTGGCAGCTCATTGGGCTTATAAAGAAGGTGAAACTGATCAGGTAAAAATTGATGCAACTGGTAAGAAGCTTGATCTATTCCGTGAAATTCTAGAAATTCAAAGTGAATCCGAAGACGTTGACGCTAATGATTTTATGGCAACGGTTAAAGGTGATCTTTTTTCTGATCGAGTTTATGTCTTTACCCCAATGGGAGATGTGTATGATCTGCCAAAAGGATCAGTACCGCTCGATTTTGCGTATCTTGTTCATACAGAAGTTGGCAATCATGCAATTGGTGCCAAACGTAACGGTAAGATTATTACTTTAGATACGCCGCTTGAAAACGGTGATATCCTTGAAATTATGACAGCAACTCAGGCTAAGCCTAGTCATGATTGGCTCGATTTTGTTAAAACTAATCGAGCGCGTAATAAGATCCGCAGATATTTTAAGAATCAAGAAAAAGAAGAAGATGTTGAGCACGGCAGGCAGCTGCTTGAAGAATATCTAATTGATAAGAAATTTGATCCAAAAGAATTTATGTCTAAAGAGGCACTAGCCAAAGTTGGAGATAAATTTAAAGGTTTTGGACCTGGAGAAATTCTAGCTGCGATTGGGTATGGCGAATTATCACCTCAATCAGTAGGTAACCGATTAACTGAAGATTATCGAAAAAAATTGGCTAAAGAAAAACAAGATCAAGATTTAGCTGAGATGCTGAGTTCGAATAATATTCCCGAAAAGAAATCTAGTATTGATGATAATACGGGAATTTACATCGAAGGGATCGATAATCTTTTGGTTCATTTAGCGCATTGCTGTATGCCAGTTCCTGGAGATCCAATTGTTGGTTATGTGACTCAGGGAAGAGGAGTTACAGTCCATCGAGCCGATTGTCCTAATGTAAAAAATAATAATGCACAGCAGCGTTTAATTGAAGTATTTTGGGGCAATCCGGATAATCGAAATGTGCTCTATTCAACTGATATTGAAATTTATGCTTATAATCGAGAAGGTGTTTTAAAAGATATCGTTCAGGAGTTGAGTATTCTGGCCAAAGGCTTGGGTAATATTAGTGCCAAGATCAGCTCAGATGATAAAACGGCGACAATTGAAACAACAGTTAAGATTTATAATCACGATAGTTTAAGGCGCATTATGGAAAGTTTGAAAAAAGTGCCGGATGTTTATGATGTAAAGCGGGCAAATAAATGA